One Dromiciops gliroides isolate mDroGli1 chromosome 3, mDroGli1.pri, whole genome shotgun sequence DNA segment encodes these proteins:
- the LOC122748149 gene encoding basic proline-rich protein-like → MGEGFGSGASEASEPQTSPGPGVGGVTRGLLEKADGGAVDNTSLRAPRPQAQAVHPGAAGREGLGRVPRPEEAPALGRPSKGPRDPSPRSQLTAEANERAARTPSRASPGPRPRPPRRRLRNGGGDRGRSPRGGPGPSREPQPMTASRTFLSSKDGVLTTQVGRVARSKHEKGKVGRGSGVLQVKGKPQISAFGECAAPDRPTGTESANQRRAGRGCAGAEWPQRDRSGEDHSSPHPPPFHPLPRDCKQNSSGNARALAGPGGCAGARGWWEKKGGGRFGGRQTKGAWRPPLPLPRVAPSAPSRRPSPAPLALPRFASGRGGGCGLGPGRSGARGIPPRPPLPSHQGCGLRYLCALPPSRRPRPPAACRLRSPPAARRRWLPSAGPSVRLAPPLRSAAPPPCPRPRGPRARARSPVPPPLAPANGRAPPPPPPRTPRCPKGPPAPCRLGRGGAGMSTRGSARPPLRRSGRARRLLLGVAFPREIVRRGPAPGAPGRGPGHGEVAGSGAERGRAPGAEGLRAP, encoded by the exons ATGGGGGAAGGGTTCGGATCGGGGGCTTCAGAAGCG AGCGAGCCCCAAACTTCCCCCGGCCCCGGGGTGGGGGGCGTGACCAGAGGACTGCTGGAGAAGGCGGATGGGGGAGCAGTGGACAACACGAGTCTCAGGGCCCCGCGGCCTCAGGCCCAGGCAGTGCACCCTGGGGCGGCGGGTCGCGAAGGCCTAGGAAGAGTGCCGAGGCCGGAGGAAGCGCCGGCTTTGGGGAGGCCATCCAAGGGCCCGAGAGACCCTTCGCCCCGCTCGCAGCTGACAGCAGAGGCGAACGAGCGGGCCGCCCGCACACCGAGCCGAGCTAGCCCCGGGCCTCGGCCTCGCCCCCCGCGCCGCCGGCTCCGTAATGGCGGCGGCGACAGGGGGCGGAGCCCCAGGGGAGGGCCGGGCCCATCGCGCGAGCCGCAGCCAATGACCGCCTCCCGAACCTTTTTGAGTTCAAAAGATGGGGTTCTAACTACGCAGGTGGGGAGGGTGGCCAGGAGTAAGCATGAAaaagggaaggtggggagggggtccGGAGTGCTCCAGGTGAAAGGCAAGCCCCAAATCTCGGCATTCGGAGAATGCGCAGCTCCAGACAGGCCAACGGGGACTGAGTCGGCCAATCAACGCCGGGCAGGAAGAGGCTGCGCAGGCGCAGAATGGCCTCAGAGGGACCGGTCCGGGGAGGAccattcctctccccaccccccaccatttcACCCCCTCCCCCGCGACTGCAAACAAAACAGTAGCGGGAACGCGCGCGCGCTAGCGGGCCCAGGAGGATGCGCCGGCGCGAGGGGCTGgtgggaaaaaaaagggggggggcggtTTGGGGGACGGCAAACAAAAGGCGCCTGGcggccccccctccccctcccgagGGTGGCCCCCTCGGCCCCCTCGCGTCGGCCCAGCCCCGCCCCCCTCGCCTTGCCTCGCTTCGCCTCAGGGAGGGGCGGCGGCTGCGGCCTCGGCCCCGGGCGCTCTGGGGCCCGCGGCATCCCACCGCGGCCTCCCCTTCCGTCCCATCAAGGCTGCGGCCTGCGTTACCTCTGCGCTCTCCCCCCTTCCAGGCGCCCACGTCCCCCCGCGGCCTGTCGCCTCCGCTCCCCGCCCGCTGCTCGCCGCCGCTGGCTGCCTTCCGCGGGTCCGTCCGTCCGCCTGGCCCCGCCGCTGCGTTCTGCGGCCCCGCCCCCCTGCCCGCGGCCCCGCGGCCCCCGCGCGCGCGCCCGCTCgcccgtccccccccccctcgCGCCCGCCAACGGCCgcgcgccgccgccgcccccgccgcGCACTCCCCGATGCCCGAAGGGGCCGCCCGCCCCCTGCCGGCTCGGCCGCGGGGGTGCGGGGATGTCGACCCGAGGGAGCGCGCGCCCTCCCCTGCGGCGGAGCGGACGAGCCCGCAGGCTTCTTCTCGGCGTCGCCTTCCCTCGGGAGATCGTGCGGCGGGGGCCGGCCCCTGGTGCCCCGGGGCGGGGGCCTGGGCACGGCGAGGTGGCTGGATCGGGCGCTGAGCGGGGCCGGGCCCCGGGAGCCGAGGGACTTAGGGCTCCCTAG